The sequence CCACGTGGTCCGCACCCTGTGCGAAGGGGCGCAGAACGTCCGGCAGCGACCTGCTCGTCACCCGCATGTGGAGCCTCCCATTGTCCATCCGATACGCTACCGTATCGCGATACGGTAGCGTATCGAGGTGCTGGAAGCCCGGGCCTCCAGACTGGATTGGACGATGAGCCGCACTACTTCCCGAGTTCCCGAACCGGCGTCCTTCCGGAGCATCGAGGACATCCGCAGGGCCCCTCGGGAGGCCGGGTTGTCGGCGGAGGATTGGGCGGATGCCGCGCTGTGGAGCCTGGAGAATGGCGTGGATTCGCTGTCCGTGGAGCGGCTGGCGCGCAGCCTGGGGGTGACGAAGGGCGGCTTCTACTGGCACTACAAGGATCGGTCGGACGTGCTCCAGGCCGCGCTCTCACGGTGGGAGGAATGGGCGACCACCCGGGTCATTCAGCGCCTGGAGGCGTTGCCGGACCCCAGGGCGCGCTTGCGCCAGCTGCTGGAGCTGACCTTCGAGCAGG is a genomic window of Corallococcus exiguus containing:
- a CDS encoding TetR/AcrR family transcriptional regulator, with protein sequence MSRTTSRVPEPASFRSIEDIRRAPREAGLSAEDWADAALWSLENGVDSLSVERLARSLGVTKGGFYWHYKDRSDVLQAALSRWEEWATTRVIQRLEALPDPRARLRQLLELTFEQGAHGRIEVALVAGASSDPRIQPVLARVSQLRIDYVTRLYRALGLPARDARRWALQAYSTYVGLLHLSIASPESLGTSRARTEYVQHVVRTLIPVRGAPHFPAGR